A window of the Vigna angularis cultivar LongXiaoDou No.4 chromosome 3, ASM1680809v1, whole genome shotgun sequence genome harbors these coding sequences:
- the LOC108326456 gene encoding aspartic proteinase-like, whose amino-acid sequence MGNTYLLLTFCLWALTCSLLPFFSCGLMRIGLKKRDVDLDSIRTARMLRGKLRLGRPVLGAYDQYVGKPTDEGIVPLKNYLDAQYYGEIGIGTPPQKFNVIFDTGSSNLWVPSSKCYFSLACYTHKWYKPKKSKTYIKNGTSCKITYGSGSISGFFSSDNVKVGDIVVKKQDFIEATREGSLSFLLAKFDGLLGLGFQEISVESAVPVWYNIVQQNLVSEQVFSFWLNGDPNSKEGGELVFGGVDPKHFKGNHTYVPVTTKGYWQIEMGDFLIGGLSTGVCEGGCAAIVDSGTSLLAGPTAVVTEINHAIGAEGVLSVECKEVVSEYGEMLWDLLISGVRPGDVCSQVGLCFAQKGQSESNGIEMVTEKEQRELSAKDTALCAPCQMLVIWIQNQLKQQKTKDTVFNYVNQLCESLPSPNGESVVNCNGISGLPNITFTVGDKPFTLTPEQYILKTGEGIAEVCLSGFIAFDIPPPRGPLWILGDVFMRVYHTVFDYGNLRVGFAKAA is encoded by the exons ATGGGAAACACGTATTTGTTGTTAACCTTTTGTTTGTGGGCTTTGACATGCTCACTTCTTCCTTTTTTCTCGTGTGGACTTATGAGAATTGGTTTGAAGAAGAGAGATGTAGATCTTGATAGTATCAGAACAGCTAGAATGCTACGAGGAAAACTAAGATTAGGCAGACCTGTGTTGGGTGCATATGATCAGTATGTTGGCAAACCAACCGATGAGGGCATAGTACCTTTGAAGAATTATTTGGATGCACAATATTATGGAGAGATTGGAATTGGCACACCTCCGCAGAAATTTAATGTCATATTTGATACTGGTAGTTCCAACCTATGGGTTCCATCATCAAAGTGCTATTTTTCT CTTGCCTGCTACACTCATAAATGGTACAAGCCAAAGAAGTCCAAAACGTATATAAAAAATG GAACATCATGTAAAATAACCTATGGATCTGGATCAATATCTGGTTTTTTCAGTTCAGATAATGTTAAAGTTGGTGATATTGTTGTCAAGAAACAG GATTTCATTGAGGCAACTCGAGAAGGAAGTCTTTCCTTTCTATTAGCGAAGTTTGATGGATTACTTGGGCTTGGGTTTCAGGAGATCTCAGTTGAAAGTGCTGTGCCAGTATG GTACAATATAGTGCAGCAAAATCTTGTAAGTGAGCAGGTGTTCTCTTTTTGGCTCAATGGCGATCCAAATTCAAAAGAGGGTGGAGAACTAGTTTTTGGAGGTGTTGATCCAAAACACTTCAAGGGAAATCACACTTATGTCCCAGTCACTACAAAAGGCTACTGGCAG aTTGAAATGGGAGATTTTTTAATCGGTGGTCTCTCAACAG GTGTCTGTGAGGGTGGCTGTGCTGCTATTGTGGATTCAGGAACATCTTTGCTTGCTGGTCCAACT GCTGTTGTAACTGAAATCAATCATGCAATTGGAGCCGAAGGAGTTCTAAGCGTAGAATGTAAGGAAGTTGTTTCTGAATATGGAGAAATGTTATGGGATCTCTTGATATCAGGG GTACGACCTGGTGATGTGTGCTCACAGGTTGGTTTATGTTTTGCCCAAAAAGGTCAATCAGAGAG TAATGGAATTGAGATGGTGACTGAAAAGGAACAGAGAGAGTTGTCAGCTAAAGATACTGCTCTGTGTGCTCCCTGTCAGATGCTTGTGATTTGGATTCAGAATCAACTAAAACAACAGAAGACAAAGGACACAGTTTTCAACTATGTAAATCAG CTGTGCGAGAGCTTGCCAAGTCCAAATGGAGAGTCAGTAGTTAACTGTAATGGCATTTCTGGATTACCAAACATCACATTTACTGTTGGAGACAAACCTTTCACCCTCACTCCTGAGCAG TATATTCTGAAAACTGGAGAAGGCATTGCAGAAGTTTGCCTTAGTGGGTTTATTGCTTTTGACATTCCTCCTCCACGGGGTCCTCTTTG GATTCTTGGGGATGTTTTCATGAGGGTGTATCACACTGTCTTTGACTATGGCAATCTCCGAGTTGGTTTCGCCAAAGCTGCATAA